GATGACATGCCACGACCTTCACCAAGGTCAAACAAGAAAGGAGTCAAACATGTCCCCGCTAGTAAACTAGGTCACCTCACTGAAGAGCCAAAAAATAAACGGGTAAGAAAAACAGTCTCTGATGAAACCTCAGACATTTTGTTTCATGACAagtgatatatatcatttgcTTATCATATTCAGCAActtcgtcaatggggttcgacaaatggaacagcctattttttcaaaattcatttgtcatgtgcagattggcaaacaaaaaagtgaaTTGAAATAATATGGAAAAAAACACAGTCGgttcaattctttttattatttgtgccacagtattgtataaatgtctttttgatactttttagttaacataaaaaaacaacgTAGTTCTAGGCTTTTTTTTCATAGAGGCATATGATTGTATTTAAGCacggcatggattgatgtcaagttttgggtgtcaattatgctcacatagactgcaaatatttttagtttgtttatatcgtggcttGCCATCAAAATGTATACACAGACATCTTAACAATAAGTtgagtctatatatatatttactctTGGGTAAATTACCTAGCATTGTTTCTGTCAGTCATTCTGACTCAtcagagttactgccctttgtATAGCAATTACTTGACGGCCTATGGGAGCTGAGATTGTTTGTCAGAGAACTATCATGGTTTTCTCTTCAATATTCCAAAGTCATAAATCGGAATCAATATTTTTGCAAACATGTTTCACCATATATTCATATCTTAATTTTTGTTGGCAAAACTGTATGTATCTCGGTATTTAAATACTAGAAGATGTCGATAATTTCGATCCTGTAGATATGTTTACATATTCTCCTTGGCAGGACTGGACCAAAACTACCAGTAAgggttgtttttttattgacGAAGATGACGGTCTGATGACACACACTTACAGACTGAATCTGAATGAGAGAAGTAAAGTTTGGATCACGGTCCAGCCATCCATTCCACAATCCATGAGTAAGTTACTTAAATGATCATCATTGTTTTCCACGGCTGAAAATGTTTCACTCTTCCAAtatcaaggtttttttttccattataCCCTCCTCTCTTTAAAATgggtatacaatatatgtaatttgaataatttgtCTATCTATCCATCCATTGATGCATACGTCTGTGtatccatctgtccatctgttgATGTACAAAGATTGAAAAAGTTCATATGCATACCATAACCTATGCCATCAAGTTCTTCATCTGATAAGATTTCTTTGACCATCGGTCaaagttaaaggtcaaaggtcaccctTGACCTGAATTACAAAATCTGgatgtacaaaatatatctcGTGAACCATTTGACAGATTTAATCTATCCATAAGTGTCAAATC
This portion of the Pecten maximus unplaced genomic scaffold, xPecMax1.1, whole genome shotgun sequence genome encodes:
- the LOC117320175 gene encoding EF-hand calcium-binding domain-containing protein 7-like, which encodes MSGSRRSLLSIGEQKNPYSTPVPAQRKTLSRSLLSEDDMPRPSPRSNKKGVKHVPASKLGHLTEEPKNKRDWTKTTSKGCFFIDEDDGLMTHTYRLNLNERSKVWITVQPSIPQSM